The genomic segment CATAAAGAAGAGACAGCCACAGGCTAATCTGTAAATGCTACAAAGGAGCTCATGGAGTAGAAAGAATTCCACAGTAAAATTGGTTCTATTGTGCTGGCGCTCTTACTAACTACATAAATTGCACATAAACTGGGAACAACTGAGATTACTCTTTGGAAAAGATCAAATTCCTTGCAGGATTAACATGTTCAGCTCCTCTAGAATAATATTGTCTATGTATCTTCTGAATAGGTGCCAATCTCAATTATAATGTAAATAGCTGGTGCTGTATTTGACAGAGGACTGTAGATATGAGAGAGAGCATTTGGAATGGCTGTCAGGTCTGTGGCAGCAGGTCTATGCTTAAGTACACAATGTCTTCCCTGCCAAAATCATGCTGAAATATCCCTTGGAAAGCTTATTGGCAAACACTAAACCTGTATATAACAGTAACCTAATAAGTTGTATAGATATGGTGAAGCTATGAATGCCAGTCAGTTTTCAACAGATAGCATACTGTGGAGTTCATtataaagaagcaaaaatgttAGCTTTCTAAAAGATAAgttgattttctgtttataatAGGTGAGCAGACCTAATGAGGTTCTCTCCTTTTGCCGAACAGTAGAACTGCTCTAATAATAACAAGCACTTTCATATGTCCAAATAGACCATTACAAACCTGCAATATCCCATCGTGACTTGAACAGCCGCAATGTACTGGTAAAGAATGATGGAACATGTGTAATTAGTGATTTTGGACTCTCCATGAAGTTAACTGGAAACAGACTAGTACGCCCAGGTGAGGAAGATAATGCTGCCATTAGTGAGGTAAGTATAAATAAAGATAAGCCAGCATATAAAGGAGGACAGATGGGGAGTAACAGTATGGGAGTAACATTGAGAAAAAGTTGTTATAAGGTGAATATTAAGGTGGTACAATTCTTTTAAGGGGGAATTGGTGCAATAGGGGTAGAAGTGGCTGAAAACTTGACAGGATGAGACTGATTTTATTGTCAAAATACTGAAGTGACAGTGAAGGTCTGGAAAGGACTGCTGAGGAAGGCTACAGAATTTGCATCCTTTCATGATTTTAAAGGAACACTGTGGAAAAACATCTGCTAGATGTTTAGATATATTACATACATAAGCAAAAATATGCTAACATCTGAACATAGGCTACTCAAATACAGTGAGACTGTTTTAAACGAAGACTGAAAATCCCCCAAATGCTTCAGTATATTTGTTGTCTATGTGCTTTTACAGTAAATCTTTACATTTCATTCAAAGCATGTCTCGCAGTACTAATCAACGTCCCTTAGAAAGCATTACAGTAATAATACCTAGTGCACAGGTGCTCTTTTTAGATCTCCATTCGCTGAACGAAGAAACAGGGAAACCACTGTTTAAAATGCAGGGATGTGGAACAGCCCTTTGACAAAATATACTGTCCTGTAAGGGCTGATGAATGACAGCTCTAATCTAACATCGTCCCTAGTGGAAATAAATAGATGCCTTCTAAAGCTGTTAATAACCTTTGAGTAAGGAAGATGTAGGGGCAAGCCTTGCTGACAGTCCAGCAATAACAGAACAAGTTCCTTGTTCAGCAGCATCCCTCCCCTATTATGGTATGTACATTGGTGTTGAACAGAGTCAtttcaggaagaagaaacatttctgctaTATTATCTTGCACATGAGAACACTGAGTAAGGGACAATGTTATTTTGTTACAGTACATATGAAAAAGTGACAGAGCTTGGGAAGGGCTTTATTATGACTAGGCTACTGATATGAGTCTAGAAGATGAGAGTATTTATTTGAAGAGAACTGCATTTTCCATCTTAGCTGTAGAAAACATCAAAGtaggatattttaaaaaaaaaaacaaaaaaacaaaaaaaacaacaacacagaaacCCAAGAACACAAAACCTTCATAATGAATTGAATTTGGACATTGCTTCTTGATTTGAAACTTggattttatgtttttccaGGTTGGTACAATCCGTTATATGGCCCCAGAAGTGCTTGAAGGAGCAGTGAACTTGAGGGACTGTGAATCTGCTTTGAAACAAGTAGATATGTATGCACTAGGCCTTATCTACTGGGAGATATTTATGAGATGTACAGACCTCTTCCCAGGTAACTGAAAAAACAATAGCAGTAGAAAGGAGTACCAGCAAGCAATGTTATCCTAGTCATAGCTTTTTAagtgaagaaaggaaatatttttatcagttaTTTTTTGCCATTAAGTCGGTGCCATCTAGTGTTCAAGATTGTTACTGTTCACACTCAAATACACTGTATTGTTAAGCATGAATCATGCTGACAGACTTCAAATTGCCTGTTTAAGCAGTTTGCAGGCTGCGTAGTAGTGCAATTTGAGTGCTATTTGTATTGTCCAGAGTTTATGAACATTGAGAGTTGGGTTGACGGCAAAGACAGTACTATGAGTATTTACACCTGATACGGGGCCTGAAATATCTTTCAGActttcaaaatgaataaatggaTGGGAAAGTGCAGTAATTTAATGTGGCCTTTAGCCATTCATACTTTTATTTATGATACTGACATTGAAAATTCAGGGAACTAAacctgtaaaataaaacaaaaggaaataaactgtAAAAACTTAACGTGAGAAAGCGTAGTGACCTCCATCTTCTTCCTCAGCTATAGCATATAGAATTAATCTGGCATGCAATATTCCCTCTGTAGTCAAACAGCTACACATTACATGCAGGGACTTGTAATCTGTCTGGGCTTCCTCCCAGATGAAGTACACTCAGTCATTTACGTTTCACAGACATTAGGTGTTATCCTCAGGCTCCCGGACATCCTGAAGGTACCCCTCAATCAACAAAGTTTGAAGATACTATCCTTTGAGAGGTTCCCAAACAACACTTAATTCATTTGCAGTTAATTCAGCTTTTTTGGGGGTAGaagggcagggtttgggggtggaGTCACAATGTCTCGATAGACAGCAATTTTGATACTACCTTTCATCACTTGAAAGCTCTtgccctgccttttttttttaatccatatatatatgtattttattttcattctttcttttgctaACAGGGGAGTCTGTGCCAGAGTACCAGATGGCTTTCCAGACAGAAGTCGGAAACCATCCCACTTTTGAAGATATGCAAGTCTTAGTGTCCAGGGAGAAGCAAAGACCAAAATTCCCAGaagcatggaaagaaaacagcctgGTGAGATGGAATATTTAGAAATAAGCAATTTATAGGTTGTTATCTGGAAAGTAATTTTCAGTATGCATGAAGTGCCCATGTACTCTCTGTATACTGGATAAGGAACGTAAAGGCATTTTTTGACTTTTGACATCATATAAACCAGTAACACCGTAAAATATTTGGCAAAATGTAATTATAATCCTCCAATACTGAAATTTTATAAACATTGTAATAAACTATTTTTGAAGAGAAGTATAGTGCTCAGAATTTACAGAGGCTACATTTTCTAGCAATTGTTTCGTTATAACTACATTAGAAATTTTATAGGCTTCATTTGAtctccaatttttattttctaaagtaTAAACAAAGTaatgttgtttgttgttttgaattAGTATAGCTATGGCTTAGAGTCTTGCTTGCTGCTGCAGGCCAACAAGTTACAGCAAGTCAGCTGAACTCTGGTGAGAGTCTGTGTGCTTGCTTTCATCTGCAGCAAAGGTGAGGTAATGCAACTCCTCTTAGCATAGTGGAGGTTGTTTGTCTTTTAttcaaagcaaagtaaaatGTAAACAGTTACTGGGTTCTACCTGATACACGATAGCTTGTTTAAACTAAAATAGATTGACTGCAAGTATGGAAATTATGTATTTGACTCAtctaaaaagatatttttatgaatTCACTTTCTGAAGTAATGCCCTTCAATCTTCAGAGACTTTGCTACTTGATAAGTATGTAGCTACTGCACAGATAATGGGGAGCCTAAGGCCTCATCTGTGCTGGTACTTGTAAATACATATGAAACCATTTTCAGAGAGGAGCATAGCCTCCAGTGTTAACACTGTTATAAAACATGTTGCAACTGAGTTGAGAGCTTCATAGAGAGGTTTTCTTATTGCATGGTTTTGTCCAGACAATCttaacaaaagtaaaaacaaagaaagaaacaagcaaacaaaacccacagccaTTTTGGCAAATGCAGTGTTGGAAGAACGCAAGCTTGACAGCTGTTTCTGAAGACAGTTATAACTAAAACAGTTTaaggttggttttgttttgcagactACCATTTCCAATGTTTATGTTTTAAGAAATTGGTAGACTAATATTATACACCAAGCTAGTAACAATCCCTGTATTTAAACTGCTTGACACATTCTTTGGGGTGTAATAACCTACAGTTCTCTTATAGGCATCAAACAACCCATTCCACCCTGTGCCAGTCTAGGATGACATCTTAATAAACACTCTGAGATGTCATAGAAATATAAGATTCAGATAACCTAACTCTGGACCAAGGTCCTTACCTCCTTTGTCTCAGGCATGGGATAAAAGACTTCTGTCCATTATATAGAGCTACATTTACATGTTGTGTTAAAACATCTTTGTGCAAATTCATCTATTAGATAAATGTAtttatccttttccttttagaaataaaaattagaaacaatGTTTTATTGTTTAGGTCACGTAATTAAGGCACTTTAAGGATGTGGAATCCTAATTTTATGATTACTTTTGCAGTCTGCTTCTTGAACATGTGTTACAATATAGACCTTGTTTAGTGGTTATTGTTTTTCACAGTATGAATTAACAGATGATGTGCATAAAATAATTCAAGGCCTATAAACTGAATTGGGATGTTACcatcatttctttctcattttccaagCCAAAAGCAGGGACCAAGCTGGATCTCAAAGGTTGGGACTGAAGGCTATTAGTAGAAAAATAGAATAATGCAGATTTATTCCCTTTCATCCGTTTTTATGAGTTGTAGAACTTATAAATAGTGAACTTTAGTGTAGATCCCTTTGAACctgaaattaatagaaaatacaaCATTATGGTAAATGTGAAGCTCTAGAACTTCAGTCTTGTTAACTATCTGTACTGTCATAATTGTGGTCCTTTCAATATCCTTAAAACATTGACAGGAATGGATCATCTGGAAGAAAGACTATTAAATGCtagttacatttatttctggTGAAACTTTTAGGGGAGAGCTTTACAGAGGAGTAAGGCGAGAGATTAGGATGTCCACTGACTTTAAGATGCATGTAAATTGTGTCTAAATCAAGTACTAAAAGCTGAATGAACCCTTTTTATTTGGGTAGAGAAAACTTACCCAGTACAGTATCTCCTCATTGTCCCTGAGGGTGCTTTTAGATTCATGTCCCTCAGCTAGGAGTATTTTGGTTGCTTAGCCCTTCTTCAATCGACTATGGAAAGGGAGGTGATTTACTTGTGTGGTGGTTCATCCCTGCCTGTGTAGCCATAGCTGCATCACTGAGCAGCAGTGACTTGCCAGATGCGAGTGATGCCAGGAGCCTGCTCTGTGGGCGAGGAGCTCTTCGCGAGCAGACAGAGCTACTCTTGTCTTTCACTGCCAGGAGTGAACACGGCAGTTCTGGCACAGAAACAATCAGCAGGGCCCAGTGAATGCTTTAGTGCCCAGCTGGGACTACGCACTGTCAGTAGTGCTGGAGAAGTTAAAGCTGGGCTGAGATATGAGACATTCTGGCAAATTATATTCTACCCATGGGCCTTAACTGGCAGTAGGGGCCCATAAACGTCTGTCTTCCTGTGCTCAGGATGCAGTGGAAGTACAAATGTTCAGAGCTCGTAATTTCAGTTGTCTCCTTTCCAGGTCTCTGACCATATGGCAGCATGATTTGGAGGTCTTGAGCTCTAATCCTGACTGTACCATTCATCCCACAGTGTGATCCCAGGAAAGTGTGTCTGTTGCCATTTCTCCATCTGTAAAACAAGGGCAGCAATAATCTCCTCCCATAGTGCAGACAAATTCACTGACATTTCACTGAGGCATTTGGATATTAGGGTAGtgtaaagaagaagaaaagcatgaTGAAATGAGCAAGGCTGTGTCAATTGCATACAGTGCAGGGCAGCAAGGCAGGGACCATTTAGCTGAATTGTGAGGATAACCATGGCAGTGTTTCCAGAGCATCGTCAATCCTTTCTACATGGCTTTCATAAAGCAAGGAGAATGAGCATGCACACATAAGAGAGGGTAGGCTGAAGGGTTGCATGGACAACTGTAAATGTaactttttctaaataattgTCTTGTCTAAATAATACACTTTGGGTGTGTGTGAGGTATGATAATGGTAGTCCTTCATATTGCTGTTATTAGGGTAAACTAGCTTTGAATGAAATTGTGTTGTATATCTTCCATGTCTCTTTCTCACCAACTTGTGACTCTTCATCCACACCCATACAGTATGCTGCCATAGAACAGTAAATCAGAAGCATGatataaagggaaaataatttaagaaagcGGGATTTTGTTTGTCTCCCGGCAGGCCGTGAGGTCACTTAAAGAAACAATTGAAGACTGTTGGGATCAAGATGCTGAAGCTCGATTAACAGCCCAATGTGCTGAGGAGAGGATGGCAGAACTCATGATGATCTGGGAGAGAAATAAATCAGTTAGTCCAACAGTCAATCCTATGTCAACTGCCATGCAAAATGAGAGGTAAGAAGAGAACACATTCGGTTTTAGTTGGCAGTGAATGTCCAATGCTTAGCTCACTCCAGAAAGGAAGCTAGAGCACGCTGTTCACTTCATGTTTCTGCACCTGTGAAGTGGATGTGTGTTATGTGAACTAGCCTGCACATGGGCATTGTATGATATGATCCTGATTGTTTTGTATTGCATGAATccacaaaataaacaatttttgtGGCTTTGGGTTCTTAAGATCTCCGATATATCCCCAAAATTCAGACACCTTGTATGTAAACAACTGTATTTATCACAGAGGGGCCTTTTAAGATGCATTTAGGCAAGCTGTCCAAACAGGCTTACAAAGACCTGGAGTCCGTGAATTGTCTCTAAGAGATTTTGCTAAATGATTcattaaatttctgtttaaaatgttctgCTAAAAGCTATGAATGTTCAGGCAGTAAGAGTTCAGGAAATTTCTAAGACTCGAACCTATAGCTATTCATTTAAAGAACTACAGGATCATTTTTTAACTCACCGTTATTCAGACCCCAGTGAGAGAGGTgctgtgcatttttcttcagacagaGTGAGAATTTGCAGAACTGACATATTAGTACTTAAATACTACACACGAGAGATCTGGATTTGAGAGAAAGGTAATGTTGCTGTATGTGGCACAGTTTATTGTCATGAAAGAATTCTGTTCAAAACATGGAACATctaaattgttaaaaataatagatttttcaTGGTTTAAGAGCTTGTGACTTTTTCCCAGCATCACGTTCTCCATCCTATGTATGTAGTTCTTGTTGCCCTTATTCAGCTTCACATCTCTGCAACTAGAGCAGTACCTTAGTATTGAACTGTACAAATAGAGTATTGaacaaatagaagaaaattactGTTATCTGACTTACTCATATAATAACATTTGTGATAAAACTGTTGTCCAGGTAAAACCACTTTCTGCTATCCAGGACTTTTCAAGGAAGTTACAGAAGGATCTCAGTTCTTACTGTATATGTCCTTAGTTGatgcatgaaaagaaataaagacattCATCTCTCTTAAATGAGCGGCTTTATAACATGAGGTGATATTTACATACATGACCCTAAtatcacttattttttcttaaaggaatCTGTCACATCATAGACGTGTGTCAAAGATAAGGCCATATCCTGATTATTCTTCTTCCTCCTACATTGAAGATTCAATCCACCACACTGACAGCATAGTGAAGAACATTTCGTCTGAACATTCAATGTCCACGACACCGCTGACGTCAGGGGAAAAGAATAGAAACTCCATTAACTACGAGCGGCAACAAGCACAAGCTCGCATCCCTAGTCCTGAGACAAGTGTCACCAGTTTGTCCACCAATACTACCACCACCAATACAACTGGCCTCACTCCTAGCACTGGCATGACCACCATATCTGAAATGCCTTATTCAGATGAAACCAACTTACATACTGCAAATGTCATGCAGCCAGGTGGGCCCACTCCAGTTTGTCTGCAGTTAACAGAGGAGGACTTGGAAACAAATAAACTGGATCCAAAAGAAGTAGATAAGAACTTGAAAGAAAGCTCTGACGAGAATCTGATGGAACATTCACTTAAGCAGTTTAGTGGGCCAGATCCACTCAGCAGCACTAGTTCCAGCTTGCTTTATCCACTGATAAAACTTGCAGTAGAGGTGACAGGACAACAGGACTTCGCACAAGCTGGCAATGGTCAAGCATGTTTGATTCCGGATGTCCCATCTGCTCAGGTCTATCCTCTCCCCAAGCAACAGAACCTTCCGAAGAGGCCTACTAGCCTTCCTCTAAACACCAAAAATTCAACAAAGGAGCCACGGTTAAAATTTGGTGGCAAGCACAAATCAAACTTGAAGCAAGTGGAAACAGGCGTTGCCAAGATGAACACTATCAACGCCGCAGAACCTCATGTGGTGACAGTTACCATGAATGGAGTAGCTGGTAGAAGCCACAGCATAAACTCTCATGCTGGCACAATCCAGTATGCCAACGGGGCAGTGCCATCTGGCCAGACAGCCAGTTCAGTAGCACAGAGGGCACAGGACATGCTTCAGAACCAGTTCAGTGGAGAGGATAGTCGACTGAATATTAATTCAAGCCCTGATGAGCACGAACCCTTGTTGAGGCGGGAGCAGCAGGTTGGCCACGATGAAGGTGTTCTGGATCGCCTAGTAGACAGGAGAGAGCGACCACTTGATAATGGCCGAACAAACgttaataacaacaacagtaatCCATGTCCAGTGCAAGACACAGCTACACTCAGTATCCAGAATGTAGCGAGAAATCCTGGACAGACCCAGACTAGAAGAGCACAGAGGCCTAATTCACTGGATCTATCAGCCACAAATAGTTTGGATAGCAGTAGTATGCAGTGTAAGTGCCTGCATAACTTGAATAATTTCCTTGACACTTTTTACTGAATAACTACGTATATCTGCTTGAATAGGAAATACTCCTGTGTCCCCTATCCCTCCACAGAGCATGCCTACTAAATGTcctataaatttaatttctatcAGAACAATTTCAATCTTTCCAATCAAGTCCTGTCTTCTGTCTCCATCAACTCCAAAATGTTTTAGGTCGCCATCTGCCTTCCACATATATGAAATAAATCTGTCCCTTTCTACTTTGACTCTAGAAAAGGAGTGATTACTACTCTTGTTATTCTTTACAAGGCATTGACTTTGGCAGCTGCAAAGCATATTGAAATATCTCCTATTTCTTCCTTGAGGGACACATTGCaccttcttttccttatttttcctcattctctTAAGAGTAGCTGGCTCTAAGATGGATTGTTTCAATAACTTCTTATGCGTACTTATGCACTTCATGACTTTTAAAGCAACTGATTTTACTGTATTAGCCCAGGCTAGGTGGACAGTCAGGCGTTCTCTAGTTTGTTATCTGAGATTCAACAATTAAAGCAGTCCTTTGTCAGTTTACCAtgtacatattaaaaaataaagtagttaGAGAAGGAATTTTAATAGACTCCTTCAAAATAACTGCCTTAGAGTTTTAAGCCAAAATATTTAGGAAGTTACAATGGGACTTTATTTCTCACAATAACAATGCAATCATGTAGTTAAATTAGGTATATTATCTGAGTTTATCTTTAGGTCTGTTGGAGCTGTTGGAAAGGTTTCCTAGATAATACACTTCAAGATGCTCTGTAGTCTTTGAAAGTTGCTTGCAAACCTCTGACTATGTTTAGGTATAGACTGACATACTAGTGAAATAATCTGGGGTGCCAGGCATTGCACgtttggaaagaaaaggtttAGAAATTAACCAGAATAGTTCTTTCAAGAAATGTAATTGAATATTTAGCAATGGAATGTTTAAGCCTTCCTTTTAAGTCGGAAACcttaatttttgtctttacaCGTCAGCTTGAGTTGAAATTTTATTGAGGTAAAGGGAAAAGGTTATTGCAGTAACTTTCTTTATTTGGaggttaagaaaaaagaaagggtttGGAGGTTAAGTGAAGTGatttttaacagatttctaCTGCTGAATTTTTATCCTGTTTCAAGTTGACGAGCAAgtatttttgtcagttttacAACCTAACATCCCAAATCCTATTTAGTATCCTAACAGAGAACAGACCATTTTGCCTGCAGGCAAAGGCCTTGCCTGGGGCTTTGTATGTAAAGAACTGTTTTGTGAAGTGTAAAGTAGGATTATGGAATCTGTGATTCATTTATGCTACTGAAAGTTTAGCCTTTGCCATCCTGTAGTAGctacattatttttttgtacCTCTCATTAGAGCTATGTAAGACATTATGATTGGAAAAATCTCCTGAAATGTCATATGCTGATTCTGCTGTTTGATGCCGATGTGCATTCAAGGTAGTGATGCAAACTACTTCACTGACGTAATTTCTGTCAGAGAACAGAATCTTCCCCCTTATTTTAGTAGCAGCTACTATTGTTGATATAGCTGTCACGCCTCTGCCATACAGTTGCTTCTtaataagattttcttttttgttctgttctgcatGAGTAACCCTGGACTCTCCAGTCTAATCTTCCCTGTAATactattttctacttttttttttccttcagtaggTGACTCCTCACAGGATGGCAAATCAGGCTCAGGAGAAAAGATCAAGAAACGTGTGAAAACTCCATACTCGCTTAAGCGGTGGCGTCCCTCAACATGGGTCATCTCCACCGAGCCACTGCACTGCGAGGTCAACAATAATGGCAGTGACCGGGCAGTCCACTCCAAATCCAGCACTGCTGTTTACCTTGCGGAAGGAGGCACTGCCACCACAATGGTATCTAAGGACGCAGGAGTGAACTGCCTGTGAAATACTTTAAATGCCGacaaatgaccttttttttgcattatttgaaacaaacatgcagaagacatttaaaaaaaactttctcctcCTGTCAGCAACCCCTATCAAGGACTCGCTTTAAATAGATTTCAGCTATGCAGAAAATTTTTAGCTTATGcttccatatttttttattttgttttattttttgaatgtttttgcaCTTTTATTTAGTATCACTAAAGTTAAGTCTGTCTGTTTTGACCAcggaatatatatatgtgtatcaAAAATGTggtctcaaaatatttttttaaaaaaaagtaacaaaaaagtATTGCTGATAATCAGTTTGGACCAGTTTCTTAAGGTCACTAAGATCATAAGCAGACTATAAGACAGGTTTGACTGCAGTGGTGTCTTGTAACCATGTTTTGATTTCTGTGCACAAGCTAGTCTGTATATTTCTATGTTACAAAGTGTATTCTCTTTTGATTACCCCACCCTGCCATTTTTCGTGTCATGTTGAAATGTGCAATAGTCTATAGTTCACAGTATGCTTTATTGAAAAGTGTTTCTAAAACTGCCACGTGTTCctctttttgtatttgttaatTTTTCCCTGACAGTTGAGCAGTCAGCCAGTCATGAGAGTGAACTTTGCACACCATAGCCAGCTTGAAGCAGCTGCCTATATCACATTGTGCTCCAAGGTGACAACGCATGAATTTTTCCCCAGCTTGAAAGGGCTTTTAAAAAGGAACGAAAAATATGAGCTCAGTATCTTTCATTTGATtcttccaaactgaaatgcttttccttACCAGTAGTAGATGCCAGCCTGTGAAGTTCTGAGTAACAAACCATTGAACAAATTTAAGGCAACAGTTTCAGACATTCTTGTATGTTATTTTGTGTGTAGTTTCACCCTTTGTGTTTATGTAAAACCGTACTTAGATCACTAATAGTGTAcattgaaaaatgcattttcaacagaaatgtaaataactATCATACTTAAGAGCTCTGGTGAAGATAGGTTGCAAAGATATTTTGTTTATGCAGAGGAAAAATCATCAATCTTATTTGGCAGAAAACAGTTTTGGGATGAGTCACAAGTCTTTCTTAATTTAACACCTCACAGACGGTTTGGGGTAAAGTCAGGCTGATTACTTATGCAGCTAGGTGCAACCTGATTGGCTGCTGTTGCTAAGTTAAAACTCTTCTTCCCCTCAGATTTTTAAAGCCCTTCATTCATCTTGTTAAAATCTAttgtatgcttttaaaattcatggtTACGGGtgtttggggacagggatgtTTTTCCTCTGGTTAGACCCTTCTTTCAGTTTGTATTTAACACTCCACACATTGATTTTGGGTGTCAGTGAACATGAATGTAATACATATtgagataactttttttttcaccatctCATGTGCAGCCTCTTAAACTCTGTAAGTTTTTGTAGAATGATCATTTTTACTGCctacttaaagaaaattaatttccttacTGGTCAGGACTTCCTTCTGCCTAAGAAATATCCTTCCACCGAAGAAGTACTCTGAAAAcacttcagtaaaaatatttagataaaaaaatatatataacacaTGTCAGTCTTTGGTACTGAGTAAGGTTTTATCACTGAAAACTGTTAAtgttcaaagaaagaaaatctatgCAGTCAGCCTGCCAAACTCCTATGGCAGGATACTGGCAGCGAACAATTGCCTCCCCCAACCTATCTTCTTTCAGCAGTCTGAAACAGATGCTCTGTGCTTTCAAGCTCATTTGTTTCCTTGCTATTGTATTACTTTTCCCCATGAGGTAAACATGCCAACTCTGTTTTGTACATCTGATATAACTGGCATAATGTATGCCTTGCTACATCTGATTCTTGCTGTTTCTCAAAACCTTTGTTTGTGCTTGATTTCTAGGATTTTTCTCTTGTAATGCTTATTAACGGTTTCTTAGAATCTCTGAGATATCTCCAAGAGATAATTCTAAATCCAGACTTTTGATTCAGAGTAGTTGCAGAAATGCAAGATATGAGACAGAGTTTGGAATGCCTGTGCTCTTTAAGTACCAGTTTGAGTAATACCTTTCATCTCTGAGGCACAATTCTGTTATATCAAAGTATAAATACGTTGTTATATTTCTCCTCTTCAAAAATACACCCTTTCTCTGGTTTTACTTTTAATTCACTCCCCAGCTTCCCATCTGCTGCAATCTTGCATCCCAGATGTTGAAAACTTGCCAGTTGCTCAGCTGGGTTTCAAGACCTGAATCAGAATTTTTGGCATTCTGTTCATAACGTTGGCTGTGTTTT from the Anser cygnoides isolate HZ-2024a breed goose chromosome 6, Taihu_goose_T2T_genome, whole genome shotgun sequence genome contains:
- the BMPR2 gene encoding bone morphogenetic protein receptor type-2, producing the protein MTASLQHLLLVLLLSSATLLLSTAAAAQSEERLCAFKDPYQQDHGISESRISQENGTILCMKGSTCYGLWEKTREGDIHLVKQGCWSHIGDPQECHFEECIVTTTPPLIQNGTYRFCCCSTDLCNVNFTENFPPPDPTDTTPFNSSHSFHRDETIVIALASVSVLAVLIAALFFGYRMLAGDRKQGLHSMNMMEAAASEPSLDLDNLKLLELIGRGRYGAVYKGSLDERPVAVKVFSFANRQNFVNERNIYRIPLMEHDNIARFIVGDERFTADGRMEYLLVMEYYPNGSLCKYLSLHTSDWVSSCRLAHSITRGLAYLHTELPRGDHYKPAISHRDLNSRNVLVKNDGTCVISDFGLSMKLTGNRLVRPGEEDNAAISEVGTIRYMAPEVLEGAVNLRDCESALKQVDMYALGLIYWEIFMRCTDLFPGESVPEYQMAFQTEVGNHPTFEDMQVLVSREKQRPKFPEAWKENSLAVRSLKETIEDCWDQDAEARLTAQCAEERMAELMMIWERNKSVSPTVNPMSTAMQNERNLSHHRRVSKIRPYPDYSSSSYIEDSIHHTDSIVKNISSEHSMSTTPLTSGEKNRNSINYERQQAQARIPSPETSVTSLSTNTTTTNTTGLTPSTGMTTISEMPYSDETNLHTANVMQPGGPTPVCLQLTEEDLETNKLDPKEVDKNLKESSDENLMEHSLKQFSGPDPLSSTSSSLLYPLIKLAVEVTGQQDFAQAGNGQACLIPDVPSAQVYPLPKQQNLPKRPTSLPLNTKNSTKEPRLKFGGKHKSNLKQVETGVAKMNTINAAEPHVVTVTMNGVAGRSHSINSHAGTIQYANGAVPSGQTASSVAQRAQDMLQNQFSGEDSRLNINSSPDEHEPLLRREQQVGHDEGVLDRLVDRRERPLDNGRTNVNNNNSNPCPVQDTATLSIQNVARNPGQTQTRRAQRPNSLDLSATNSLDSSSMQLGDSSQDGKSGSGEKIKKRVKTPYSLKRWRPSTWVISTEPLHCEVNNNGSDRAVHSKSSTAVYLAEGGTATTMVSKDAGVNCL